The following is a genomic window from Photobacterium sp. GJ3.
TTTTCCAGTGCAGGCGGGATCTGCGAACGAAAGGACAGAATGGTCTGCAATAACCCGATATCCGGTTTCAGGGACGCCAGCATGTCTTTATCCAGCAAGAGTTCCTGAATTCCGTATCGGTCAACCCCATCTTTTTGCAGGATGTCTGCGGCTGGCACCGGAAAAGCTTTCCGGACCTGATTCAGCCAGGTGACGGGTTTGGGCATTCCGGAAGCGGTGCCTCCCGACAAGCCATTGCGGTCATGGTATTCGTTGACGTACAGGGTCTCGAGGCATTCATCCCGGGTGGCGTCCTCGCCGGATAACTGCTGCGGATGCGCGTTGCCCAGGATCAGTCGCCAGCGTCGGGACAGTTCATTGTGTGTACTCATACTGGGATCCCCCAATGCGTCTGAGTCTGACGCAGTTGTTCTTTCAGCGCCTGTGCCGCCAGCAGTGTGTCCTGTGTGATCGCCGGTGTCTGTCCGGGTAGCCCGGGGGCGTGTTCTGACAGGCATGTCTGGCTGAAGTCGGCGGCTTCTCTGGGGGTGAGCTGAGTAAACGCACGCCGCAGGGCCGGAAGACAGGTAAGAAAGGTGGTTTCATCCAGCAGAGATAGCTGGTGATTCAGTGCCGGCAACACCTGATCGGGCTGGAACAGCTGATTCTTGTTGGTGGTCAGCAGGCCGAAGAGAAAATCGCCGATGGCCGAGGGTTCAGTGTGCTGACGGGAAAATGCCCGGGCCAGACAAGTATCCAGTGCGTCGGGCAGCCGTTCATGGCGGATCAGGACACCGGCACAGGCACCGGTCAGCAGGGCAGAATCTTCCTGCGGATAGCAGGCTTCAATGGCATCGATAAAATAGACCGCCGGACACAGCGACGGATACTGCTGGGTCATGGCCGACAGATCGGCCATCCACTGCGCGCAGGTTTTGGCGTCATAGCTGTGATCGATGCGCGGCAGCCGGGTGCAAATCCGGATAAAACTGTGCCGGATGAGCCCGGCCAGATCGTCGGTCGATACCCGGCTGAAAATGCCGCTGCCGTGATAGCAGGTCAGCAGGATGTGCAGGGACTGATGCAGGGCGAACAGGTTGGTCTCCTGTTCCAGTAGCTGCTGAACCCGGTGAAAGATAGGCAGCAGCCATTGCTGGATCCCCATTTGCATGGCCTGCAACAGCAGATGGACCATGTCTGTCGCGCAGGGATCATCCTGTTCAAACGCGACTTGCAGCTTGTTGCGAGCGGCATCGATGACACTGGCGCCCAGATGGCTGGATTCAATCAGTGCGGCGTCTGTTTCGGTCTGCCATTGGCACTGCCAGCGTTCCCGCACCAGATGCAGGGATTCAGGATCGCTGGCATCCGGACCGGCAATCCGGCTGGCGTAAGGGATCGCCAGAAAACGCAGGCGGTGCAGAAACTGAGAGACGGCCTGATGTTTCTGTTTGCGGTAAATCGACAAATCTTTTCTGACCGTGCCTGCCTGGAAATCCATCGGCAGCCCGAGCTGCGATGTCAGTAGCCGGAAGTCCTGAATCAGGGGCGCGACGGGTAATCCCGGGGGACCTGGCCAATGGCCGGTGTATCAAAGAACGCATCCAGCCAGCGGCGGAAATAAGTGTCCGAAGGCTGGTGGTTTTTCATCAGGGTCGCGGTCAGCGATTCCCGCAGTTCGGATCGCCCGGCCGGGATCCCACGCAAAGCGGACAGTTGCTGGCACATCACCAGCGCGTCGGTGAGTTGTGGCAGCGCTACGGGATGGCGGTGTTGTTTCAGAAAGCTCATCCATCCGGCAGCCAGTTCCGTGTGATAGCTTTGTGTAAACTGGTCCGGCAGCGCGTCTGGGTACCGAGACAATTGTTGCCAGAGCTGATGATAATAGCCGCAATCGGTCAGTCCCGCCGGATAGCCCTGTTTCTTGCTGAATCGGTTCAAGGCATAAGGGATCAGGTGAGAACCGGTTTCCCAGTGTTCCGGCAATGGCTCGCGTGGTGGCTCTGAGGCAGAAACCGTGGCGTCGGATGCCAGAAAATGGGCGATGCCCAGACAGTGATAGCCGCCGCAGACCACCAGAACCCGTTTACCTTCAGACAGGTAGGGTTGAATCTGCTGTGCCATGAACTGTTCACGCTTCAGGGTCTCTGGATCGCTGTCGACAGACAGGTTTCGCATCATCAGACAAAAGTGGTGCATCTGCGTGAAGAAGGCATCCGGGGCCGATGCACTGGCAGATTCAAAATGGCGATCCCACCACTGGTCAAAGTCGTCACAGCGGCTTTCGGTCAGCAGCGCTGCGAGATATTCCCCTTCTTCGAGTTTTCTGTTGTCGTACAGCAACTGATCCCGATTGACATCGGCATGATGGTCGGGTGTTCGCGCGGCATAGGGCAAATCAATAAACTGGCAGGGCACCTGCGCCTGTTTTGCCAACTGGATGGCCTGCCACTCCGGCGACATGTCCGCAAACGGAATAAAGACCCGGCTGGCTCTGAGTTTTTGCGTCGATGTTCCATCTGCCTCATCGTCAGGCTGGGCGGACAGATCGGCGGTGCTGTTATCCCGCAGATAGCTGTAAATCGCCAGCGGCAGCGTCGTCTGCTCGTTCTGCAGAAACGGGATCAGGAAATTGGCGTCATGCGGTCCTTCAATCAGGACGACGTCAGGCTGATGCTGTCTGAACAGGCGGCCCAGTTGCCAACTGCACATCGGGCTGTGATGGCGGACCGGTGCCCAGATTAACTGCGGATCTGCCCGGAGCGTCGCCAGACAGGACTGTAATGCGGATGAATCAGACATGGTTTCGGCATCCGTCCAGAAATGCCTGCCATTGCGGGTCATCGGCCCGTTGCCGTTTAATCACACGAATGTAGTCGTGAAAACAATCCCGGTCTTTCTCATTGTCTTTGATGATGGTGCCGAGCATGAATGAGGGTAAATGCCCTGCGGAGACTTGCTGGTCCCCGAAATAATGACTGCTGATGGCGGCGTTGTACGCAACGTTGATCGCTTCGGCCAGCGACAGCAGCGTGGTCGGAGAGGTCACCGATAAGCCGGAGACATTGCCGTGACGTAACTCGTCAAAAACGGTGATCAGCAGCTCGGTGGTGTCCTGATCGATCTGAATGTCCAGCGCATCTTGTTGTAAGCGACGATTGACCTGGGTCATCACCAGTTCTGTTTTCTGTTTTTTGGTGCGGATGGGTTGCAGGGTTTCAAAGTTGAAGCGACGCTTCAGTGCCGAAGACATCTGATTCACGCCCCGGTCATGCAGGTTGGCCGTGGCGATGATGTTAAAGCCGGGCTGGGACAACAGGTATGCTTCATCGCTGTCCTTCAGTTCCGGGATTTGCAGGATACGGTCGGACATCACTGGGATCAGGTTGTCCTGAACCTCGGTCGGGCAGCGGGTGATTTCCTCAAACCGCATCAGTCGGCCCTGTTTCATGGCCTGAAAGAGCGGACCGGGAACCATGGCATCCAGACTCGGCCCGTCTTTCAGCAGGGCGGCATAGTTCCAGCTGTAGCGGATATTCTCCTCAAACAGCCCGGCACTGCCTTGCACGGTCAGGGTGCTCTGGCCGGAAATGGCGGCGGTGAGTAATTCAGACAGCAAGGATTTGGCCGTGCCCGGTTCACCGACCAGCATCAGTCCCTGCTGGCTCATCAAGGTGACGATGGCGCGCTCAACCGCGGCGTCGTTGCCGTATATTTTGCGGCTGATGGGCGTGCCCTGAACCGGCTCGTTGTTACTGCCGAGAATGAAGGTCCGTACCATGCGCGGGCTGAGCTGCCAGCCCGCCGGTTTCTGGTTCTGATCTGCGGATTGAAGCGCTGCCAGCTCTGTGGCATACAGGGTTTCCGCTGGGAGTCGTTGTCCATTTTGCATCGGTTTTCTCTCGTCGAATTTGGCTTGTGGCACCGCCAGCCGGTCAGGGGCTGGCGGCCCAGTCTGGATTACTGGAAGGCGCGTCTGGCCTCCAGCAGTAACTCGCGGGCAACCCGTGTTGGGAGATCGTTGACCGCCAGACGCAGGTTGGCGTATGCCTTGTCCTGTAAGTCGTCGTAAACGTAACTGCCTCGCGGTAGCTGACCCGTGCGGTAAAATTCAATGGTTTTGGCGGTAACACTGGGTTCATCGCTTTCGTAGCCGTCACTGCTGTGCCAGATGCAGGCATCAAAGGTGATTTCAATCCCTACACTAAGACCATCCAGTTCTTTGTAGATTTCGTCAAAAGAACCGCCATCCCTGACGGAACCCACCGACCAGCCGTTTTTCCGCAGCCGGTTGATTACTGTCGAAGGCGATTTTCGGCCAAAATCCGACACTTTGTACTGAGTACTCTTGGCTGACTTGAGCTGAACCGCCTCTCGTGTCAGTTGGCTAAACAGGGGCGTCAGATTCCAGTCATCGAAATAACCTTGCCAGGTGGCCAGTTGTTCCGACGACAGCTCCGCCGGATGCACCAGGCCGACTCTGGCGTCTGGCTGGATCGCAACCGGCTCATCTGCGGTATCCACGGGGGCCGGATTAGGCAGGAATGTGCGGATGAGCTGATCATCTTCATAGACGCCCCAGACCAGCTGTTCGGCAATTTTGTGCATCACCGGATTGCCCAGAAACAGCGTCCGCCAGCAGTCAAAGGACCAGGTTCGCCAGGCAACGAACGCATCTTCCATGCGTTTCACCTGCAGATCGACCATGGCTTTCAGCAGCTTTTTCAGGGTGTTGAAGTGTTGTTTCGCCTGCTCTGCCTGCTGGGCGTCATCGCCCTGTTTCGGCTTCGGCAGGGTTGTGCTGAGTTTGCCGTCCGGCTTGCGGATCACGAATTTGAGTTCGTCATTGAGGATCAGCGACAGGGTCTGGCCGCAGTAGTCGAACGGGATCTGATCGCCGTCAAAGCCCAGATCGTCCACCAGTTGATCCCCGAGTTCCTCAGGCGTGATCCCGGCTTGTCTGGCGCCGATGACAAAGGCTGCCCGGGCGGCATCTTTTATGCTTTGTTTTTTACTTTGGCGGCTGATGCGGTCAATCACCATGAAAGCGATCATCTGGTGACTCAGTCCCATGAGTTTCATCGTGTGACCCGCCAGCTGGTGCTTCGAGCCAGCGGCGTATTTTTCAAGCAGCGTTGCCAGAGCTTCCATCACTCGGGTATCGCCATGAATGGCCGGAATTGCCAGCAGCCATTTGTTTTTGGCTGTGATTTTTTCGCCGTAAACGCTGAGGAGACTCAGCGCGAATTGTGCCAGCGAATCGGGTGTGAAAGCGCTGGTAATGGCACGGGCTTCCTGAGGGAGGCGATACCCTTCGTGGTGCTGATAAATCAGACAAAGCTGCATAACGGCATCATGTGCAGCTTTGCCATCGGTCCGGATCGGCAGGTGCAGCGGCTCGAAATCCACCGGTGATTTTTTCGGCGGGTGATAGTTGCTGGCCAGATAGGCATCGAGGTCAAATTGCCCGGCCGCATTGGTGTAAACGGCACTGAGATCAATCGGCCCGTGCTCGATCAGCAGGGCACGGGAAGCAGCGGCACTGACTTGGTCGAACAACTGGCGGGCAGTTTGCGCATGCACGCCAGCCGTACAGATGAGTTCGATGGCATGCACCTCCTGTTGGGCGCTGAAGTTCGTCAGGTCGTGAATCATCTGTTGGATGACTGCAGCCCGAATCGGCTGCGGTAATGCGTCCATACAGTCCTTCACCGCGGCAATGACGCCTTTGTGCTTGTCTTTCAGCAGGGCAACCAGCAGCTGCGCTTCTTCCGGATCCGTGATCTGGCCTTTGAATAACGGCAGCACAATTGCTTTCAACCTTGCGGGCAGTGTGGTCAGCCGTTGAATGACGGCCACGCCATGCTGATGCAGATAGTGCAGTTCATTGGCAGCGATATGACGGCGGAATCTGACGTTGTGCCATTCATACTCGTCTGAGCGGCGGTCGTTGCATTCGGCAAATGATTCGGCAAAGTGGGCGTAAACCGGGAAAGCGATGGCCTGGTATTCTGGCCGCTCAAGTACGATCTCTGAGATCAGGCGATGTGGAGTCGCTGTAAATTTCCGCTCTGCCGCGTGAAAGAAGTCGGCAAAAAGCGCGTTGTTTTTCCCGTTCAGCATGACCCGGGTGAGGCGTTGCAACGGCCGATCTTCCAGATAGCAGACTTGCGGGAACTCGCTGTCTTCTGCAAGCTGAAGCGCAAGCGTGCTGCTTGCTTCCTCATGTTCCCCGGTCACAAGGTAATCTGCGAGCTGCGCGGCATCCTGTGCATTTGCTGTCAGCGCCGGGCTGAAGGACAGGATCCACTGCCGATCATGTTCGGCTTTCAGTGCGGCCAGTTGGTCGTCAGCGGCAAGCCGGTTTAGTGTGTAGTAACCCCGCCGTTCAGTCATAGCATCGCGCGGTTCGAAACCATCCCAGATGGTTTGGGCACCATAGGTTTCAATCAGTGTCATTAGAATCTGATCATGCGGGTTAGGTTTTCGTGCATCGGCCGGGATGCGATAGAACGAACAGGCATAGTGTTCAATGCTGTAACGGGCAATGAACGTAACGAGGGGGACCTGAATTTCCGGATTTTCGGCCACGGCTTGATTGAGTTCTGCCAGAACCTCACGTTTGCTCGACCACCGGCATTCGGGAAAATAGCCTAACCTGAGCTGTTTTTTAAACCAAATAGAAGGTTCCAGCCGGAAGACAAGTTCTTTCAGATGGTTGGCCGCAACAGACTGGTGGACGATGGGATCTTTACTGTTGCAGAGAAAATGGAATAAATCAGTGAAATCTTCGTCAGCTTCCAGCAGGGTATAAGCGGCCTGCTGATGATGAAAAAGGGGCTTCCGGTGCAGATGCGCCCGGATCAGCGCTGGGGTCTTCGCCCAGTCGCCCTGCCCGCGCAGCAGCTCGGTGAGCGCTGTGATTGCTTCGACTGGCAGTGCGGCCCGGTACTGGCTGATCTTGTTTTTGTCCAGTTCATCGGCCTCGGGGAACGTTTCACAATTCAGATAATCACTGGTTAAATCCTGTAGGTAGGTGATCAGCGCTTCTTCAAAATGCGCGGCGTCACGTCGCACCAATGCCTGTTTCATTTCAGGAAATAAAATTCCCCGGCAATACAGGTGGTGAGGCCAGTGATAGTGTCCATGGGTTTGATGGCGTTCATCGGCAAAAAACGAGCGCAGGTCGTCCTCTCGGAACATGGAGCGAAGCTGGCTGATGCCGGCATCTGTGCCGAAGTAGTCGGTGAAAATTTCCGTCATGAGTGAAAACTCGGCTTTGATGCAGTCCGAAAATGTCGGCATGACGGCGCGGAGTTTATTGATTCTGACACTTTTGAGCCATTGCTGATCTTGGGTCGACAGGACCAGCGCATGCAGGAAGCGCGCAATGTGGTCAGGGGTATCGTTCAGCGTTGCCAGCATTTGATTGAGAAAGGTTTCTAAATAAAAAGGAGGTAAGCTGGGAATGGTCTGAAACTGATTCAACCCGGCATTGCTGTACACAAAGTCGCGGATTTTACGGATGGCTTCGACGTCGTCCGGGCAATCGGACAACGGATTGTCCTGGAGCTGGTCGAGTACCGTGCTGATATTCATGGTGTTGTCCTGAGCGTGAGTCAAAATGAAAAACAGCCAGTGCCATCCGGGCACTGGCTGATAAAAGGTGCATGATTATAGGAAGGCTTTTTTCGCTTCCAGCAGTAGCTCGCGGGCAACCCGCTCTGGCAGATCATCGGCCGTCAGACGAAGGCCTGCATATGCTGCATCCTGCAAATCATCGTAGACATAACTGCCCCGGTGCAGCGGGCCGGTGCGGTAGAACTCGACGGTTTTCGCGGTGACGGTCGACTCATGACTTTCGTAGCCATAGCCGCCATGCCAGATACTTTCATCGAATGTGATTTCGATACCGACATCGAGTCCGTCCACTTCTTTGTAGATTTCATCGAAGGAGCCAGCGTCGCGGACTGAACCAACCGACCAGCCATTCTTTCGGAGCCGGTTAATCACGGTCGACGGTGACTTGCGGCCGAAACAAGGGACGCTGTACTGATTGCTGGTGGCCGGTTGCAGCGCGACGACTTCGCGCAACAGTTGGCCGAACAGGGGCTCCAGATTCCAGTCGTCAAAGTAATCCTGCCAGGCCGCCAGTTGCTCGGAGGACAGTTCGATCGGATGTACCAGGCCGATTTGGCCACTGGCCGGGATGTCAACCGGTTCATCTTCCATGTCGACCGGTTCCGGATTTGGCAGGAAGGTGCTGACAAGCTGCTGGTTTTCATAGACCCCCAGACCAGCTGGCTGGCAATTTTGTGCATCACCGGATTGCCCAGAAACAGTTTCTGCCAGCGCTCAAAAGACCACATCCGCCAGGTGACGAAGGCATCTTCCATACGTCTGACCTGCAGGCCAACCATGTCTTTCAGCAGTTTTTTCAGTGCGTTGAAGTGCTGTTTGGCTTGCTCTGCCTGTTCGGTATCATCGTCCTGCTTGGGCTTTGGCAGGGTTTTGGCGAGTTTCCCGTCCGGTTTCCGGATGACAAATTTGAGCTCCTCATTGAGGATCAGTGCCAGCGTCTGACCACAGTATTCAAGCGGGATCTGGTCGCCATCAAAACCCAGATCGTCTACCAGTTGATCGCCGAGTTCATCTTTGGTGATCCCCGCTTGTTTCGCGCCGATGACAAATGCCTCGTGGGCGGCATCTTTCACACTTTGCTTTTTGGTATTGCGGCAGATGCGGTCGATTTCCATATAGGCTTGCGTTTGGCCACTGAGTCCCATGAGTTTCATCAGGTGGCCTGCCAACTGATGCTTGGAACCGCTGGCAAATTTTTCAACCAGCGTTGCCAGGGCTTTCAACACGCCGGTATCGCCGTGAACCGCGGGAATGTTCATCAGCCACTTGTTTTTGGCCGTGATATTCGGGCCATACCCGCTCAGCAGTGCATGTGCGAATTGCGCCAGAGACGCTGGCGTAAACTGGCTGACAATTGCGTGGGCTTCCTGGCTGTGGCGATAGCCTTCGTGATTTTGATAAATCAGGCATAGCTGAATCACCGCATCTTGTGCTGGCTTGCCGTCAATCCGTTCAGGTCGTGGCAACTGGCTAAGGTCGAGCGGCATTTTTTTCGGTGCGGTATAGCTTTCGGCCAGATAGGCATCGAGATCGAACTCACCGTCATTTCCTGCAAATAATTGCGAGAAATCGAGATTGCCCTGCTCAACCAGCAGGGTACGGGATGCCGTCGACTGAACGCGGTCCAGCAGATCGCGTGCGGTGTCCGCATCAATACCGGGTTCACACAGCACTTCGATGGCATGGACTTCCTGCTGGGTATTGAAGGTGGCCAGTTCTGCGAGGATTTTTTCCCGCACACGCTGGCGTAATGTCTCTGGCAGGGCTGCCAGACAGGATTTGGCGGATTCCACCACGCCTTTCTGTTTTTCTTTGAGGAAATCAATCAGTAACAGTGCTTCTTCTGCATCGGAAATGCGTCCCTTCAACAAAGGCAGCAGTACGCCTTTCGATTTGGCGGGTAGTTTGGAAACCTGATTCACACAAGCCATGCCGTGCTGCATCAGATAGTCCAGCTCATCTAAGACGATGTGATTCGCGTACGCAACGCCCTGCCAGTAAAAGGATTCATCCCCCAGTTCATTACGTTCTGCAAAGGATTCGGCGAATTCGACATAAGCTTTGAACGCGATTTCGTGATAATCCGGGTTCTCAAGCACCACGTCTGAAATCAGTCGTAGGGGGGCGGTTGTATAGAGACGGCGCGCGCCAATGACAAAACGCGGGAAGAGTTTGTTGTTTTTGCCGTTCAGCATGACGCGGGTCAGGCGTTGCAGCCGCGTGTCATCCAGATAGCACAGGGTGCCGAGCTGACGGGCCGGGTCAATGACGATTTTGCTGATCTGACTTTCGTGTTCACCGGACATAAGGTAGTCAAACAGCGGCTGCGCATCGGCCTCTTTTTTCGTGAAATGGGTGCTGAACCATTGAAGCCACTGGCGATCATACTCGGTTTTGAGCGCTGAAAGGCTGTCGTCTTTCGCCAGCGCAGCGAGGGTGTAATAACCCAGCCGCTGTTCAACGAGACTGCGGGGTTCGAATGCCTCCCAGATAGACCGGGCACCATACTGATCCATCAAGGCACAAAGTAACTGATTGTGCGGGTTCTCTTCCGGCGACATGACTGTGTGTCCGAACGCACAGTCGTAGTGTTCGAAGGTGTAGCGCAGCGTATAGGCAATCAGTTGATCTTTTTTATCCGGGGCTGCTGCGATCGCCGCATTCAGCTCTTTCACAACCTCATCTTTATCGGACCAGCTGCAATGGTGGTGACAGTCCTGCAGGAAATGCTGCTCAATCCAGACATTCGGATCCAGCAGAAAAACCAACTGTTTCAGATTGTTGGCGACCTCGGACTGGGTAATGATTGCTTCTTCACGTTCACACAGCCAACTGAATAATGCTTCAAAGTCCTGATCGGCTTCCAGCAGGGTATAGGCGGTCCGATCGTGTTTGTAGACAGGTTTGTGGCTCAGGTGAGCGCGGATCAGTTCTGGATCCTGATCCCAGTCTCCCTGTCCCAGCAACAGGTTGGTCATGGCCTGAATGGCGGTCGGATGCAACGCGATTCGGTATTTCGTTTCGTCGTTCTCGCGTTTTCTGGTGCGTAATCTGGGAATGTAGCTTGCGTCAGCATAGTCGCTCGCCAGTTCCTGAACATAAGCGAGCAATTGGGTATCAAATCGCTGGGCATCCTGATCGGCAACGGCTTGCTTGATTTCAGGCAGCAGG
Proteins encoded in this region:
- a CDS encoding AAA family ATPase; the encoded protein is MQNGQRLPAETLYATELAALQSADQNQKPAGWQLSPRMVRTFILGSNNEPVQGTPISRKIYGNDAAVERAIVTLMSQQGLMLVGEPGTAKSLLSELLTAAISGQSTLTVQGSAGLFEENIRYSWNYAALLKDGPSLDAMVPGPLFQAMKQGRLMRFEEITRCPTEVQDNLIPVMSDRILQIPELKDSDEAYLLSQPGFNIIATANLHDRGVNQMSSALKRRFNFETLQPIRTKKQKTELVMTQVNRRLQQDALDIQIDQDTTELLITVFDELRHGNVSGLSVTSPTTLLSLAEAINVAYNAAISSHYFGDQQVSAGHLPSFMLGTIIKDNEKDRDCFHDYIRVIKRQRADDPQWQAFLDGCRNHV
- a CDS encoding DUF4132 domain-containing protein, with the protein product MNISTVLDQLQDNPLSDCPDDVEAIRKIRDFVYSNAGLNQFQTIPSLPPFYLETFLNQMLATLNDTPDHIARFLHALVLSTQDQQWLKSVRINKLRAVMPTFSDCIKAEFSLMTEIFTDYFGTDAGISQLRSMFREDDLRSFFADERHQTHGHYHWPHHLYCRGILFPEMKQALVRRDAAHFEEALITYLQDLTSDYLNCETFPEADELDKNKISQYRAALPVEAITALTELLRGQGDWAKTPALIRAHLHRKPLFHHQQAAYTLLEADEDFTDLFHFLCNSKDPIVHQSVAANHLKELVFRLEPSIWFKKQLRLGYFPECRWSSKREVLAELNQAVAENPEIQVPLVTFIARYSIEHYACSFYRIPADARKPNPHDQILMTLIETYGAQTIWDGFEPRDAMTERRGYYTLNRLAADDQLAALKAEHDRQWILSFSPALTANAQDAAQLADYLVTGEHEEASSTLALQLAEDSEFPQVCYLEDRPLQRLTRVMLNGKNNALFADFFHAAERKFTATPHRLISEIVLERPEYQAIAFPVYAHFAESFAECNDRRSDEYEWHNVRFRRHIAANELHYLHQHGVAVIQRLTTLPARLKAIVLPLFKGQITDPEEAQLLVALLKDKHKGVIAAVKDCMDALPQPIRAAVIQQMIHDLTNFSAQQEVHAIELICTAGVHAQTARQLFDQVSAAASRALLIEHGPIDLSAVYTNAAGQFDLDAYLASNYHPPKKSPVDFEPLHLPIRTDGKAAHDAVMQLCLIYQHHEGYRLPQEARAITSAFTPDSLAQFALSLLSVYGEKITAKNKWLLAIPAIHGDTRVMEALATLLEKYAAGSKHQLAGHTMKLMGLSHQMIAFMVIDRISRQSKKQSIKDAARAAFVIGARQAGITPEELGDQLVDDLGFDGDQIPFDYCGQTLSLILNDELKFVIRKPDGKLSTTLPKPKQGDDAQQAEQAKQHFNTLKKLLKAMVDLQVKRMEDAFVAWRTWSFDCWRTLFLGNPVMHKIAEQLVWGVYEDDQLIRTFLPNPAPVDTADEPVAIQPDARVGLVHPAELSSEQLATWQGYFDDWNLTPLFSQLTREAVQLKSAKSTQYKVSDFGRKSPSTVINRLRKNGWSVGSVRDGGSFDEIYKELDGLSVGIEITFDACIWHSSDGYESDEPSVTAKTIEFYRTGQLPRGSYVYDDLQDKAYANLRLAVNDLPTRVARELLLEARRAFQ